cttaatCATGCTATCGATATACATTGACTACTATTCTGaagagataaaaacatatatataggacATATTGAACGTCGCCTTCTTAAGGTTTCTGCATGAAagccaaaaatatatatatatatatatatatatatatagagctagctagctttggCAAATGAAATTATCCTATTTGAATAAGCCGGCCACCGCCTTGCTTATATTcaaactttaatattaaatcatgtACCCCACCAGGGAAAATTAAGATAGATATGTAacaacattttgtttttttttttggggggtgcGGAGGGTAATCATGGACCAGGAATTTTAGACATCTCTGCTTCTGGggtttgcttcttctttttcttgctgTGTTTCATCTCTCCATAAAAGAATGAAGCAAATCCCCAAAGAGAAAGCACCAAAGCAACTCCTTTTTCAGCTTGAAATTTCTCTTGGTAGAAAAGGACTGCTAGGATCTCTGTCACAGGGAGTAGAACAGCAATTATAACACCGGAGAGTAAAGACGAGGCACAAAAGATTACTCCTATTGCTCCCAAGAAGAATGTCTGCCAAATAATTGCACTCCAAACCATCACCACATAGTACTTCGTTTCCCCGAGTCCGAATGCCTTTGCCTCTCTCGGTATTGCCTACAACAAATCAAATAAGATACTTCATCATCATCTAGTGTTTTTTCCACCTTGctaaattaaatcaattaaGTTGCTAATTTTCGAGTACTCATGCTCCCTCCCGTGCATGGCTTAATCCATTATAAATAGGAAATCTCTGGTTTACAAAACATGATGTACACCTCGACCGGAATAATTATCATAATCTTATAACTTCATGCTtacataaatacatgaacaaaaAACGTATATAATCTGAAGTATCTTGTAcgtatttgaagaaaaattataatttaacatcAAAAGTTATTATGTTGTAGTAGTACTTTTATATATCTAATACAAAAGTTTCAACATActaaaatgttataaataaacttatcaacttagagACATATGACACACGTTTGTAGTAATAAACATTCtcatatattatgtaaatttgttTGCAAGTAATGGTActtatcattaatttatttatcctcttattattatttatacatgtcaaaaaaacatttaatatatatcttaTCATGCGATAATGAGAAGATAATGATTAATAAGGTCATGATAAGTAACTTtgtctatatatagatatattaacttttttttttttataagatttggggttggattttgaattttaacaTAAACCTAAGAGTTTAccatattatattttgaattttaacacaagtaactgaattttttttctaagaaagaaaagattaccaTATACTTTTGGGTACTCAAAGTCCAAagagtttattttaatttttttaggaggttaagaataatatttttataatttcggAACCGAGGAAAAGaggatttttctttccaaaaaaaaaaaaaaaaaaaagaaaatggcgGCGACGGCCCCTAAATTCATCCCCGAACATCAGAGCATGCAGCATGCAGTGATCTTTCATTATTGGCTGATGATGAATCATTGAATATGTAGCAATTAATTGGGACATGTACTGCAAACATAATTTCTGACACAATTAAGAAGGATTATTGGCTGATGAATATGTAGCAATTAATTTGGGACTTACTGCAAACCCAATTTCTGACTCAATTAATTAACAAGGGAATTAGATATATCGTATTTTCAGTCATTTCCGACTGTAATTTCGCCGGCGAGAAGCTATATATGTACATACGTACGTACCTTGAAGTCGTTGTTGATCAGCATCCCTACTGTGCAGAAAAGAGTGGCAAAGAAAGACATCACCATCTGAATCTCCATCACCAGCGAATATGTCATCTCCTGCTTCGTTTTCTTATACGTCAGCTCCACCAACGGCAGCAGAAACCCATACAGCGCCGCTGCTCCCAGCGTCATTAAAAACCCTGCAAGATACTCCTTATTCGATTCGCCTTTCGGACGGTCATTACTCGTGTGCAAAGCCAAGACCGCCGCTCCAACGGTCAGCAAAAACACCGCGTTGATCGAGTACGAGGTGAACTTCTGCTTCACCAGAAGAAAAGCGAAGCCCGCTGTGAAAGCGAGCTGACTGGCGATTATCAGAGCGGAGGTCGAAACGGGAAGGCGTGCCACTCCGTAGGCATAGAGGTAGTCGTCCAAGCCGGTGATGATTCCTATGAAGGCGGCGGCAAGGAACAGAGGTGGCTTCATGAAGAAGTGCTCGGTTCCCGACCCTTTGGTGGCGCGGCGTTGGAAGTATACGAACGCGAGGGGAAGGAGGATGATCGGAAAGCCACCGGTTTCGAGCCAGCTCGAGAGCCACACTCGCTTGCCTCCATGGATGAAATAAAGACGCATTATCAGTGGGCCGCCGCAGTTGCCTATGGATAATAGGATGCAGTTGAGTATGAGAAGAAGTTTCTTCATGGCGGGTTTACCTTGATCCTTGGGCTCCATGGAATCGTAAAATTGCCCCTCCTTCGCTCCCTCCATCTTTCTCGTGTATGGGTCAGTACTGTGTGCGACTCACAGTCATAGATAAATAATTGGGACGAGAAAAGCAAGCTGGATAGCATCTGTCGATGTATATATGTCTCGATCGGGTGGAGGTTATTACTAGTCAAATACATATGgctgaaatattaaataaattataatataaacttttttatttatttacattcatgaaaatgatcatattaatgttggtattaaattttttagataggatcaaattaataatataaaaattaagcaCTCTCTTTCGCTTCGTTGAAATAAGAACAAGGCTGATGAGATTGGAGAAACACAATAAATACAAGACAAAAAAGGATTTAGAGACTTCAcattcattaatttaattttttttattttttatttttttattttttgttgacaCTAGGTGTCCAGAACAACGTCCTGACTAATTCTGAAAATGCACAAACCCTCGACAAAGAAAAAAGCATTTGTTCTCTTATTCTTCCGCTGTAACATACTAACATAGAGTACTAGTAACAGAAACTTGAGTACTCTATTAATTAAACCTCATTTATAGCAAGTTTTACTCCCAAACCCATATATTGACAGACGTAAGCCACAGTGGCaaattaaccatataaaatctCACCCATCTTTAATT
This genomic interval from Juglans microcarpa x Juglans regia isolate MS1-56 chromosome 4D, Jm3101_v1.0, whole genome shotgun sequence contains the following:
- the LOC121259345 gene encoding purine permease 3, with protein sequence MEGAKEGQFYDSMEPKDQGKPAMKKLLLILNCILLSIGNCGGPLIMRLYFIHGGKRVWLSSWLETGGFPIILLPLAFVYFQRRATKGSGTEHFFMKPPLFLAAAFIGIITGLDDYLYAYGVARLPVSTSALIIASQLAFTAGFAFLLVKQKFTSYSINAVFLLTVGAAVLALHTSNDRPKGESNKEYLAGFLMTLGAAALYGFLLPLVELTYKKTKQEMTYSLVMEIQMVMSFFATLFCTVGMLINNDFKAIPREAKAFGLGETKYYVVMVWSAIIWQTFFLGAIGVIFCASSLLSGVIIAVLLPVTEILAVLFYQEKFQAEKGVALVLSLWGFASFFYGEMKHSKKKKKQTPEAEMSKIPGP